In Solanum lycopersicum chromosome 5, SLM_r2.1, the following are encoded in one genomic region:
- the LOC101254386 gene encoding LRR receptor-like serine/threonine-protein kinase GSO1, which translates to MASKVVCFLLLLTLTTICKSKSCHPNDLKGLQDFKSGIHTDTSGRLSKWIGRDCCKWEGILCSNLTKRVVSISLPGLYTSDDAPIQSVMEGELSPSITLVNYLEVIDIGDLTGITGKIPSSIGLHLSNLRKLNLCRSKFTGALPESICELSKLEELYLQENGFSGSLPECIGGIKNLRRMDVHSNKLSGVIPESITKLKKLESLCLQENFLTGNIPENIGNMQELKEVDMSNNTLTGIIPRSISRLKFMSVLYLNSNQLEGDIPLPSKPGELSSLSFVRLQNNRLSGTIPSSIGYLTSLQRVSLENNQLNGSIPSSIGNLKSLEMLYLSYNQLSGQLPRSIGGISELLYLSISHNMIEGPLPREISSLSNLQSLDLSFNRLNMSTIPKWLMQLPSLSRIYLAGCEIHGEIPDYIPKSLLELDLSANHLSGRIPAWIGSFSKMYSLNLSKNKFVSEIPSTVMNLDILGVLDLHSNKLEGSVNAVFQIKSRFAQGSLTYLDLSDNNFSSGVEQIGMGGQQHIQHLNLSRNFLKGRLPTSVGTLKTLQTLDLSYNGLGANLPTSLANVTVLERLMLHKNQFTGRIPEEFLKLNKLKELNLSDNLLEGKIPYGKPFLDFPQSSFSGNRGLCGKPLLPCKS; encoded by the coding sequence ATGGCTTCTAAAgttgtttgttttcttttacTGCTAACTCTCACAACTATTTGTAAAAGTAAATCTTGTCATCCAAATGACTTAAAAGGTCTTCAAGATTTCAAGTCTGGGATTCATACAGACACTTCTGGTAGACTAAGTAAATGGATTGGCCGCGATTGTTGTAAATGGGAAGGTATACTTTGTAGTAATTTAACTAAAAGAGTTGTAAGTATAAGTCTACCAGGTCTCTATACTTCAGATGATGCACCAATTCAATCTGTTATGGAAGGGGAATTGTCACCTTCAATCACACTAGTCAATTATCTTGAAGTTATCGATATAGGTGATCTTACTGGTATAACGGGGAAAATCCCTTCATCGATTGGTTTACATCTATCGAATCTCAGAAAACTCAACTTATGTAGGAGCAAGTTTACTGGTGCATTACCAGAAAGCATTTGTGAGTTGTCTAAACTGGAAGAATTGTATCTCCAAGAGAATGGTTTTTCGGGATCTCTTCCCGAGTGTATAGGAGGTATCAAGAATCTAAGAAGAATGGATGTACATTCTAATAAACTTTCTGGTGTCATTCCTGAGTCTATAACAAAGTTGAAAAAACTCGAAAGTTTGTGCCTTCAAGAGAATTTCTTGACAGGTAATATACCAGAAAACATTGGTAATATGCAAGAATTGAAAGAGGTTGATATGTCTAATAACACGTTAACGGGGATAATCCCTCGTTCTATTTCTAGACTAAAGTTTATGTCAGTGCTTTACCTGAACTCCAACCAGCTCGAGGGGGACATACCGTTGCCTTCAAAGCCTGGGGAACTGTCTTCTCTCAGCTTTGTAAGACTGCAGAACAATCGGCTTAGTGGAACGATACCTTCGTCTATTGGCTACTTGACATCCCTTCAGAGAGTTTCACTTGAAAACAATCAGCTAAACGGTTCTATTCCTTCTAGTATAGGTAATTTAAAGTCACTAGAAATGTTATATCTCAGTTACAACCAATTATCTGGTCAGTTGCCAAGATCAATAGGCGGGATTTCTGAGCTTCTTTACCTGAGTATATCTCATAACATGATTGAAGGACCGTTACCTCGTGAAATTTCTTCCCTTTCAAATCTTCAATCGCTGGATCTTTCATTCAACCGTCTGAATATGTCAACCATTCCCAAGTGGCTCATGCAGTTGCCATCACTATCGCGAATTTACTTGGCAGGATGTGAAATTCATGGTGAAATTCCAGATTACATACCAAAGTCATTGTTAGAACTAGACTTGTCAGCTAACCATCTTTCAGGAAGGATACCAGCTTGGATTGGCAGCTTTTCGAAGATGTATTCATTAAACCTTTCAAAGAACAAGTTCGTGTCTGAGATTCCTTCAACTGTCATGAATCTCGACATTCTGGGAGTGTTAGACCTTCACTCAAACAAGCTAGAAGGCAGTGTAAATGCAGTTTTCCAGATAAAGAGCAGGTTTGCACAAGGATCATTGACATATCTAGATCTGTCTGATAACAATTTCTCAAGTGGTGTCGAGCAGATTGGCATGGGAGGACAACAACATATCCAACACTTAAATTTATCGCGTAACTTTCTCAAAGGTAGATTACCAACCTCTGTAGGAACATTGAAAACACTACAGACTTTGGATCTCAGTTACAATGGATTAGGAGCTAACCTGCCAACATCTCTGGCCAACGTGACCGTTCTGGAGAGACTGATGCTGCACAAAAATCAATTCACTGGCAGAATCCCTGAGGAGTTTTTGAAGCTGAATAAACTGAAAGAATTGAACCTTTCAGATAATCTTCTTGAAGGAAAAATACCTTATGGGAAGCCATTTCTTGATTTTCCGCAGAGTTCATTCTCTGGAAACAGAGGTTTATGTGGGAAACCACTTCTTCCCTGTAAATCTTGA
- the LOC101249264 gene encoding uncharacterized protein, whose amino-acid sequence MGGCVSRPDGCAGGRLGGSRRKSRKRRKAVKKRVSSHVSDRSAADKVDKSFPLDRSFNNPTFNGSTEEAWFDSSARFESDGSDEDFQSVADDVLSLNGSDCGRTSVASATDVHHGDVDVNAHHRLSSDLLRQGELSTSNPACSSDSGSAKTSINPSSMLRPKDADSKMRLDGPHSEVQPVFLDEISSSANGSSRREDGLLDNCGILSNNCLPCLASTVAPVEKRHSLSASSPSAKKKAAIKLPFKWKEENPVAALLSSKALLQRPIAGAQVPVCRLEKKMADSWSHIEPGTFRVRGENYFRDKKKVFAPNYAAYYPFGVDVFLSQRKIFHIARLVELPFIEQSGTLPPILVVNVQIPLYPTAIFQSETDGEGMSFVLYFKLSESYAKELPLHFQESIKRLIDDEVEKVKAFPVEHTAPFRERLKILGRVANMEELPLSAAERKLMHAYNEKPVLSRPQHEFYKGENYFEIDIDMHRFSYISRKGFETFLDRLKLCCLDVGLTIQGNKVEELPEQVLCCVRLNEIDYANYQQLGLE is encoded by the exons ATGGGGGGTTGTGTATCAAGACCAGATGGTTGTGCTGGAGGTAGATTAGGTGGTTCAAGGAGAAAGAGTAGGAAGAGAAGAAAAGCTGTAAAGAAAAGGGTGTCTTCTCATGTATCAGATCGATCAGCAGCTGATAAAGTTGATAAGTCTTTCCCTTTGGATCGTTCTTTCAATAATCCCACTTTTAATG GAAGTACTGAAGAAGCATGGTTTGATTCTTCTGCAAGATTTGAATCTGATGGCAGTGATGAAGATTTCCAGAGTGTTGCTGATG ATGTGCTTTCACTCAATGGCTCTGATTGTGGGCGGACTAGTGTTGCTTCAGCAACAGATGTCCACCATGGGGATGTTGATGTCAATGCCCACCACAGGTTATCCTCCGACCTGCTGAGGCAAGGAGAACTATCAACAAGCAATCCTGCTTGTAGCTCTGACAGTGGTTCAGCTAAAACGTCAATCAACCCAAGCAGTATGTTGCGTCCAAAAGATGCAGACTCAAAAATGAGACTTGATGGACCTCACAGTGAGGTACAACCTGTGTTCCTTGATGAGATCTCTTCCTCTGCTAATGGAAGCAGTAGAAGGGAGGATGGCTTGTTGGATAACTGTGGAATTCTTTCAAACAACTGTTTGCCCTGTCTTGCATCCACTGTTGCACCAGTTGAGAAGAGACACTCTCTTAGCGCTAGTTCTCCAAGTGCAAAGAAGAAAGCTGCTATAAAACTTCCTTTCAAATGGAAAGAAGAAAATCCTGTTGCTGCTTTAC TTTCATCTAAAGCCCTGCTTCAAAGACCAATAGCTGGTGCCCAAGTACCAGTTTGCCGGTTGGAGAAGAAAATGGCTGATAGTTGGTCCCATATTGAACCGGGCACTTTCAGGGTTCGAGGAGAAAACTACTTCAG GGATAAAAAGAAGGTGTTTGCTCCAAATTATGCAGCATATTATCCTTTTGGAGTTGATGTATTTTTAAGccagagaaaaatatttcatattgcCCGACTTGTGGAACTTCCTTTCATTGAACAATCTGGAACACTTCCTCCCATCCTTGTTGTGAATGTTCAG ATCCCATTATATCCAACTGCAATTTTTCAAAGTGAAACTGATGGTGAAGGGATGAGTTTTGTCTTGTATTTTAAGCTTTCAGAAAGTTACGCCAAGGAACTTCCTCTTCATTTTCAAGAGAGTATCAAG AGACTGATTGACGATGAAGTGGAAAAAGTGAAGGCTTTTCCTGTTGAACATACTGCACCCTTTAGGGAACGATTGAAGATATTAGGTCGTGTAGCAAATATGGAGGAACTCCCATTAAGTGCAGCAGAGAGGAAGCTTATGCATGCCTACAATGAAAAACCTGTTCTATCACGTCCTCAACACGAGTTTTACAAG GGAGAGAATTACTTTGAGATTGACATAGATATGCATAGATTCAGTTACATCTCTAGGAAGGGTTTTGAAACATTCCTAGATAGACTAAAGCTCTGTTGCTTGGATGTTGGGCTAACAATTCAG GGAAACAAAGTTGAAGAATTGCCGGAGCAGGTTTTATGTTGTGTACGGTTAAATGAAATTGACTATGCGAATTATCAGCAACTGGGGTTGGAATAG